From Thermoflavifilum aggregans, a single genomic window includes:
- the glmM gene encoding phosphoglucosamine mutase — protein MSLITSISGIRGTIGGKPGNSLTPADIVRFTSAYAQWLIGHGDNRKVVIGRDGRGSGKMVSELVAAALQAMGMDVVDLGLTTTPTVEIAVTQERAAGGIIITASHNPEEWNALKLLNHHGEFLDAAEAREVIAFAAQPNDIAYADLYHLGKYTTNENYLQKHIELILQHPLVQVKAIQEKQYRIVVDAINSSGALYVPALLRALGVQEIIMLNDEINGRFAHNPEPLPEHLTGLKAEVKKRNAHLGIAVDPDVDRLCFVCEDGSMFGEEYTLVAVADYVLMHRKGNTVSNYLSTQALREITEKHGGQYFPAPVGEINVVQKMKQVQAVIGGEGNGGVIVPELHYGRDALAGIALFLSHLALFGKSASALRKQYPNYFISKNKIALQEGMDLQIILQGIKEKYKQYPTNTEDGLRIEFENNDWVHLRASNTEPIIRIYAESKFETTANNIARRIMEDIRECINQQPSSATKGSV, from the coding sequence GTGTCGCTGATAACTTCGATTTCAGGCATTCGTGGTACGATAGGCGGAAAGCCCGGAAACAGCCTCACCCCAGCAGATATTGTACGTTTTACTTCTGCTTATGCACAATGGCTGATTGGCCATGGAGATAACCGTAAAGTAGTGATCGGTCGTGATGGCCGTGGATCCGGTAAAATGGTGAGTGAGCTTGTAGCCGCTGCATTGCAGGCCATGGGCATGGATGTGGTGGATCTGGGTTTAACCACTACACCTACGGTTGAGATTGCCGTAACACAGGAAAGAGCAGCAGGCGGCATCATCATCACTGCCAGCCATAATCCGGAAGAATGGAATGCACTGAAATTACTCAACCACCACGGTGAATTTCTAGATGCTGCCGAAGCCCGCGAAGTGATTGCGTTTGCCGCTCAACCAAATGATATAGCTTATGCCGATTTGTATCATCTGGGAAAATATACCACAAACGAAAACTATCTGCAAAAACATATTGAACTGATTCTGCAACATCCGCTGGTACAAGTAAAAGCTATTCAGGAGAAACAATACCGGATTGTGGTTGATGCCATCAACTCTTCCGGTGCCTTGTATGTGCCTGCTTTATTGCGGGCATTGGGTGTGCAGGAAATCATCATGCTCAATGATGAGATTAATGGTCGTTTTGCACATAATCCTGAACCCTTGCCTGAACATTTAACCGGGCTGAAAGCTGAAGTAAAAAAACGCAATGCACATTTAGGTATTGCAGTAGATCCGGATGTGGATCGCCTGTGTTTTGTCTGCGAAGATGGCAGCATGTTTGGTGAGGAATACACCCTTGTAGCTGTTGCGGATTATGTGCTGATGCATCGCAAGGGCAATACGGTTTCCAATTATCTTTCCACACAGGCTTTAAGAGAAATCACCGAAAAACACGGCGGACAATATTTTCCCGCTCCTGTAGGTGAAATCAATGTAGTACAGAAAATGAAACAAGTGCAAGCAGTTATCGGCGGAGAAGGCAACGGTGGAGTCATTGTTCCTGAATTGCATTATGGGCGAGATGCTCTTGCAGGCATTGCATTGTTTTTATCCCATCTGGCTTTATTTGGTAAAAGTGCATCTGCATTGAGAAAACAATATCCCAATTATTTTATTTCAAAAAATAAAATTGCTCTGCAGGAGGGCATGGATTTGCAGATTATTCTGCAAGGGATAAAAGAAAAATACAAACAATATCCTACCAATACAGAAGACGGATTGCGGATTGAATTTGAAAATAATGACTGGGTGCATTTGCGTGCATCCAATACGGAGCCTATCATCCGCATTTATGCAGAAAGCAAGTTTGAAACCACGGCCAACAACATTGCACGCCGCATCATGGAAGATATCCGCGAATGCATCAACCAGCAACCCTCATCTGCCACTAAAGGATCCGTGTAA
- a CDS encoding phosphatase PAP2 family protein: MLKNHGISALLLSWQHWIVLDRKLFHLINGTWHTPFWDAIMPFVRNPYTWAPLYFFLLLVVLMRFRWRGLWWIAFFLLTFAIADQLSVEVFKMFVQRLRPCHDPVVAPTDHLLISCGGQYGFPSAHATNHFALAMFMFLSFRRYTGKWIFVVFAWAFLISYAQIYVGVHFPGDVLAGMLLGLLIGGFTGSIFVRFIPLQSS; this comes from the coding sequence ATGTTGAAAAATCATGGCATATCCGCTTTGCTGCTTTCATGGCAACACTGGATCGTGCTCGATCGAAAATTGTTTCACCTGATAAACGGAACCTGGCACACACCGTTTTGGGATGCAATAATGCCATTCGTCAGAAATCCCTACACCTGGGCGCCTTTGTATTTTTTTCTGCTGCTGGTGGTACTTATGCGTTTTCGCTGGCGGGGCCTGTGGTGGATCGCATTTTTTCTCCTCACCTTTGCCATTGCCGATCAGCTGAGTGTAGAAGTTTTCAAGATGTTTGTCCAGCGCCTGCGACCCTGCCATGATCCGGTAGTGGCTCCGACGGATCATTTATTGATTTCGTGCGGCGGGCAATATGGGTTTCCGTCTGCTCATGCCACCAATCATTTTGCCCTGGCTATGTTTATGTTTCTTAGTTTCCGGCGATACACAGGCAAATGGATTTTTGTGGTATTTGCCTGGGCTTTTCTGATTTCGTATGCGCAGATTTATGTGGGCGTCCATTTTCCGGGTGATGTGTTGGCGGGTATGTTGCTAGGGTTACTTATCGGAGGGTTTACAGGTAGTATTTTTGTACGATTCATCCCATTGCAGTCATCATGA
- a CDS encoding ZIP family metal transporter — MTFVISLSVIFLLTLIGGSIPLLSARFQQNGMAPLLAFSGSFLLGITLVDLIPSVFESLGSTAGLGILLGFMLQLFLQLLSHGMEHSHTPTEEMSHHGMLGTLLLGLSLHAFLEGLPLGYPYSRPGIFTALVAGISFHKIPEAMTLMTILILRPISKWIRWVLLATFALVTPVSALLSETTEDIWTAFHPVMPWIIAGVAGSFLHISSTILFESGTQSHSFSLWKWIALLLGFGFAFLTFWIA; from the coding sequence ATGACCTTTGTCATTAGCCTATCTGTCATTTTCCTGCTTACGCTGATTGGAGGAAGCATTCCCTTGTTGTCAGCTCGTTTTCAGCAAAATGGAATGGCTCCTTTGCTGGCATTTTCGGGATCTTTTCTTTTGGGCATTACGCTGGTTGATCTTATCCCTTCGGTATTTGAAAGCCTTGGCTCAACGGCCGGTCTGGGTATTTTACTGGGCTTCATGCTGCAGTTGTTTTTGCAACTTCTATCCCATGGCATGGAACATAGCCATACCCCTACCGAGGAAATGAGCCACCATGGCATGCTGGGGACTTTGCTGTTAGGGCTTAGCCTGCATGCCTTTCTCGAAGGCCTTCCTCTTGGATATCCCTATTCCAGACCCGGCATATTCACTGCTTTGGTAGCAGGGATTTCATTTCATAAAATTCCCGAAGCTATGACCCTGATGACTATCCTCATCCTGAGACCGATCAGCAAATGGATCAGATGGGTGTTGCTGGCAACTTTTGCGCTGGTTACACCTGTTTCGGCTCTGCTCAGCGAAACCACCGAAGATATCTGGACGGCCTTTCACCCTGTCATGCCCTGGATCATTGCCGGTGTAGCCGGGTCTTTCCTGCATATTTCCTCTACTATCCTGTTTGAAAGCGGCACACAAAGCCATAGTTTTTCCTTATGGAAATGGATAGCCCTGCTTCTGGGATTCGGATTCGCATTCCTTACTTTCTGGATAGCCTGA
- a CDS encoding hemolysin family protein: MKELLIIFILIFLNGLLAMAEIALVSVKKIRLKQKAEKGDAAARTALELATQPDRFFSTIQIGITLIGILTGLFTGQAIKEGLAQWFTRWPLIASYSSSVATIVVVLIITYFSLILGELVPKQLGLARPETIAKLMARPMKWLSTLTFPFIWLLSVSSNAIVRLFRIKTSEETDVTEEEIIAMINQGTLSGAVEEEEQDIIERVFLLGDRNITSLMTHRSEMAWLDIHDPPEVYRQKIRESPHSIYPVCDGQIDHMVGVVHIKDLYLAENGQSLTQIMRKPLFVPDSNTAYQVIQKFKQFKTHAAFIVDEYGSMLGMITVNDILEGLVGDMPDQDETESEIVKRDDGSYLVDAQTAFYDFLEYFDRVELMEEIEEGFDTLAGFLLNQLGHIPHTGEKVAWKDFCFEVVDMDGHRIDKVLVSLTPPAPDAETTDE; this comes from the coding sequence ATGAAAGAATTATTGATCATTTTCATATTGATTTTTCTGAATGGTTTGCTGGCTATGGCAGAGATAGCGCTGGTATCCGTGAAAAAAATCCGGTTAAAGCAAAAAGCGGAGAAAGGCGATGCAGCTGCCCGCACAGCTCTGGAGCTGGCTACCCAACCTGATCGTTTTTTTTCTACCATCCAGATTGGAATTACGCTCATCGGTATCCTGACGGGATTGTTTACGGGTCAGGCTATCAAAGAAGGGCTGGCTCAGTGGTTTACCCGCTGGCCGTTGATAGCATCTTACAGCAGCTCCGTGGCAACCATCGTGGTCGTGCTCATCATTACTTATTTTTCCCTGATCCTGGGTGAACTCGTACCTAAGCAACTGGGACTAGCCCGGCCCGAAACCATAGCCAAGCTCATGGCCCGCCCCATGAAATGGCTTTCTACGCTTACTTTCCCGTTTATCTGGCTGTTAAGCGTTTCCTCCAATGCCATCGTGCGGCTGTTCCGGATCAAGACTTCCGAAGAAACGGATGTAACGGAAGAAGAAATCATTGCCATGATTAACCAGGGCACCTTATCCGGCGCCGTGGAAGAAGAAGAACAGGATATCATCGAGCGGGTTTTTCTGCTTGGCGATCGCAACATTACTTCGCTCATGACTCATCGTTCTGAAATGGCCTGGCTGGATATCCATGACCCACCCGAAGTATATCGGCAAAAAATCAGGGAGTCGCCCCATTCGATCTATCCGGTATGCGACGGTCAGATCGATCATATGGTTGGCGTGGTACACATCAAAGACCTGTACTTAGCCGAAAATGGGCAATCGCTCACGCAAATCATGCGTAAACCTTTGTTTGTGCCCGACAGCAATACCGCTTATCAGGTGATCCAGAAATTCAAGCAATTCAAGACACACGCTGCTTTTATCGTGGATGAATATGGCAGTATGCTGGGTATGATTACGGTAAATGATATCCTCGAAGGACTGGTGGGTGATATGCCTGATCAGGATGAAACAGAATCCGAAATCGTCAAACGCGATGATGGCAGCTATCTGGTGGATGCGCAAACCGCCTTCTACGATTTTCTGGAATACTTTGACCGGGTAGAACTGATGGAAGAAATCGAAGAGGGGTTTGATACATTGGCCGGCTTCCTGCTCAACCAATTGGGACATATCCCGCACACAGGCGAAAAAGTGGCGTGGAAAGATTTTTGTTTTGAAGTGGTAGACATGGATGGCCATCGCATTGACAAGGTGCTGGTGAGCCTGACACCACCGGCTCCGGATGCAGAAACTACTGACGAGTAA
- a CDS encoding beta-L-arabinofuranosidase domain-containing protein — protein sequence MSARQRIILFLLFPWMFLLSGKSVQERDITVVNRPPLDQRNAFYVSNRSPLVPQAFVPLPAGSIEPQGWLRTMLELQRDGLNGHLEEISAWLVKENNAWLSPDGRGEHGWEEVPYWLRGYSQLAYVLHDSAMIREAQSWLEAVIRSQRADGYFGPEANRYSSDGKPDLWPNMVMLDCLQAYYGFSGDPRVLPFMQRYFHWELNLPDSMFLTHYWEKSRAGDNLYSVLWLYNQTGDTSLLRLAEKIHKHTANWEQPDNLPNWHNVNIAECFREPATYFQFSHDSTDLHFTYADFQLIRRLYGQVPGGMFGADEDARPGHTGPQQAIETCGMVEQMFSDEILLALTGDPFWGDHAEDVAFNSYPAALMPDMRALRYLTAPDMISSDWQNHAPGVENEGPFFQMNPFSHRCCQHNHGMGWPYYAASLWMATSDDGLAALFYSASRVKARVGQGETVSVEELTHYPFASQIRFVLHVPRPQPFPLYLRIPAWCSRPVVKLNGQSVPVHVATGKYIRIYRTWREGDKLTLELPMALQVHRWVAQRNSISVSYGPLTFSLGIRERVRTESPALHVVPDARWQPNADTLHWRAYNIEPASPWNIALVSNPSGNLAWAKVKSYPYPDKSNPFTPEHAPIRIFALGQMVPGWQVDSNGLCGPLPQSPVQLQTPVDTVELIPMGAARLRIAVFPEAITRQ from the coding sequence ATGTCTGCCAGGCAACGCATCATCTTATTTTTGCTTTTTCCATGGATGTTTTTGTTGAGCGGAAAATCCGTTCAGGAAAGGGATATAACTGTTGTTAACCGGCCTCCTTTGGATCAGCGGAATGCCTTTTATGTCAGCAATCGCTCTCCGCTTGTACCACAGGCGTTTGTTCCGCTGCCGGCGGGCAGCATTGAGCCGCAGGGATGGCTGCGCACGATGCTGGAATTGCAGCGCGATGGGTTGAATGGGCATCTGGAAGAAATCAGCGCCTGGCTGGTAAAGGAAAACAATGCCTGGCTAAGTCCGGATGGGCGCGGTGAGCATGGCTGGGAAGAGGTGCCTTACTGGCTCAGGGGATATAGCCAGCTGGCTTATGTATTGCATGACAGCGCCATGATTCGGGAAGCACAATCGTGGCTGGAAGCTGTCATCCGCAGCCAGCGTGCCGATGGCTATTTTGGCCCTGAAGCCAATCGCTATTCCAGTGATGGGAAGCCCGACCTCTGGCCCAACATGGTGATGCTCGATTGCCTGCAAGCTTATTATGGTTTTTCCGGGGATCCGAGGGTTTTGCCTTTTATGCAACGGTATTTTCACTGGGAGTTAAACCTGCCCGACAGCATGTTTTTGACGCATTACTGGGAAAAAAGCCGGGCAGGCGACAACCTGTACAGTGTGTTGTGGTTGTATAATCAAACGGGCGATACCAGCCTGTTGCGGCTGGCCGAAAAAATTCACAAGCACACTGCCAATTGGGAACAGCCTGATAATTTGCCTAACTGGCATAACGTGAATATCGCCGAATGTTTTCGTGAACCGGCAACCTATTTTCAATTCAGCCATGATAGTACCGACCTACATTTTACGTATGCCGATTTTCAGCTGATCCGCCGGCTTTACGGACAGGTGCCCGGCGGCATGTTTGGCGCCGATGAAGATGCCCGTCCCGGCCACACAGGCCCTCAACAGGCCATTGAAACCTGTGGCATGGTGGAGCAGATGTTTTCTGATGAGATCCTCCTGGCGCTGACGGGAGATCCCTTCTGGGGCGATCATGCAGAAGATGTGGCTTTCAATAGTTATCCCGCAGCCCTGATGCCCGACATGCGTGCCTTGCGTTACCTCACAGCGCCCGACATGATCAGCAGCGACTGGCAAAACCATGCACCGGGTGTGGAAAACGAAGGGCCTTTTTTTCAGATGAATCCCTTCAGCCATCGTTGTTGCCAGCACAACCATGGCATGGGCTGGCCTTACTATGCAGCCAGCTTATGGATGGCCACGTCCGATGATGGACTGGCAGCCCTGTTTTACAGTGCCAGCCGGGTAAAGGCCCGGGTAGGGCAGGGAGAAACGGTATCTGTGGAAGAGCTCACGCATTACCCTTTTGCTTCGCAGATCCGGTTTGTGTTGCATGTACCCCGCCCTCAGCCGTTTCCCTTGTATTTGCGCATTCCTGCCTGGTGCAGCCGGCCTGTGGTGAAACTCAATGGCCAATCTGTGCCAGTGCATGTTGCTACGGGTAAGTATATCCGGATTTACCGCACCTGGCGGGAAGGCGATAAGCTGACACTTGAGTTGCCCATGGCGCTTCAGGTGCATCGTTGGGTAGCCCAGCGCAACAGCATCAGCGTGAGCTATGGCCCCCTGACATTTTCGTTGGGGATCCGCGAGCGCGTCCGGACGGAAAGCCCTGCGCTGCATGTCGTGCCCGATGCCCGCTGGCAGCCGAATGCCGATACATTGCACTGGAGAGCTTACAATATAGAGCCGGCCAGCCCGTGGAATATAGCCCTGGTAAGCAATCCTTCGGGCAATTTGGCCTGGGCAAAGGTAAAATCCTATCCTTATCCGGACAAAAGCAATCCTTTCACCCCTGAACATGCACCCATCCGCATTTTCGCTTTGGGCCAAATGGTGCCCGGCTGGCAGGTTGATTCCAACGGCCTGTGCGGACCTCTGCCGCAGAGCCCTGTTCAGCTGCAAACTCCGGTAGATACGGTGGAACTAATTCCTATGGGTGCTGCGCGATTGCGGATAGCGGTATTCCCGGAAGCCATTACTCGTCAGTAG